One stretch of Miscanthus floridulus cultivar M001 chromosome 18, ASM1932011v1, whole genome shotgun sequence DNA includes these proteins:
- the LOC136524192 gene encoding tubby-like protein 4 encodes MTWPLNADVAGLARPRRGEWRGNAPAGHSMKDEAAAQAPPAFVVGPRGRELLLPPPSSNHEARDLSDSESAPASSWATLPNRALLCRSLPQDVGRCTCVIVREAATGARGVALYSLCTNEGQGRQDRKLAVARHRRRGRSEFIVAQNQDGIFCTSDNNFLGTVGANLVGSKYQIWGQGSRADELKNQSKRLLGVVAFAPTITMLTGSFRSMRAWIPKDQSMQLKTNNSAQIQHVSGLPKDWQEKKIRVVMVPCASSRQMTKRYELDFRERARRMGCKVQTSVKNFQMTLEPKFHNDKIPIVSLGRVGKSKYIMDFRYPLTGYQAFCICLASIDAKLCCTL; translated from the exons ATGACGTGGCCGCTGAACGCTGATGTGGCCGGGCTGGCGCGGCCGCGCCGTGGAGAATGGCGCGGCAATGCTCCCGCCGGCCACAGCATGAAGGACGAGGCGGCTGCGCAGGCGCCGCCCGCGTTCGTCGTCGGGCCCAGGGGCAGGGAGCTGCTGCTCCCGCCGCCGTCCTCCAACCACGAGGCGCGGGACCTCTCCGACAGCGAGTCCGCGCCGGCCTCCTCCTGGGCCACGCTCCCCAACAG GGCGCTGCTGTGCCGGTCTCTGCCGCAGGACGTCGGCCGGTGCACGTGCGTCATCGTCAGGGAGGCGGCTACTGGCGCCAGAGGCGTCGCGCTCTACTCCCTCTGCACCAAC GAGGGGCAGGGGCGGCAGGACCGCAAGCTAGCGGTGGCGCGGCACCGGAGGAGGGGCAGGTCCGAGTTCATCGTGGCGCAGAACCAGGACGGCATCTTCTGCACCTCCGACAACAACTTCCTCGGCACGGTGGGCGCCAACCTGGTCGGATCCAAGTACCAAATCTGGGGCCAG GGGAGCCGAGCGGACGAGCTGAAGAACCAGTCGAAACGGCTTCTTGGCGTTGTCGC GTTTGCCCCCACCATCACCATGCTCACCGGGAGTTTCAGAAGCATGAGGGCATGGATCCCCAAGGACCAGTCCATGCAGCTCAAGACCAACAATTCTGCTCAG ATTCAGCATGTCAGTGGGCTCCCAAAGGATTGGCAGGAGAAGAA GATTCGTGTTGTTATGgttccgtgtgcctcttcacgaCAGATGACAAAGCGCTACGAACTGGACTTCAGAGAGAGGGCAAGAAGGATGGGGTGCAAGGTGCAAACATCGGTCAAGAATTTTCAGATGACTTTGGAG CCCAAGTTTCATAATGACAAAATTCCAATTGTCTCGCTTGGTAGGGTTGGGAAATCTAAGTACATAATGGATTTTAG ATACCCGCTGACCGGCTACCAAGCGTTCTGCATTTGCCTGGCATCGATCGACGCAAAGCTGTGCTGCACCCTGTGA
- the LOC136520119 gene encoding uncharacterized protein, whose translation MKDEAVEAAAQAPPAFVVGPRGRELLLPPLSSNYEAWDLSDSESAPVSSWATLPNRALLCQYISSAPVCIGCKYNTSMAWRKYKDQLPPKGRMTN comes from the exons ATGAAGGACGAGGCGGTCGAGGCGGCTGCGCAGGCGCCGCCCGCATTCGTCGTCGGGCCCAGGGGCAGGGAGCTGCTGCTCCCGCCGCTGTCCTCCAACTACGAGGCGTGGGACCTCTCCGACAGCGAGTCCGCGCCGGTCTCCTCCTGGGCCACGCTCCCCAACAG GGCGCTGCTGTGCCAGTACATCAGTTCTGCTCCTGTATGCATAGGATGCAAGTACAACACAAGTATGGCTTGGCGGAAGTACAAGGATCAACTACCACCAAAAGGGAGGATGACGAATTGA